One window from the genome of Limnochordia bacterium encodes:
- a CDS encoding type I restriction-modification system subunit M — protein sequence MSSLSNFVKRIRDIMRNDAGINGDAQRIEQLAWMLFLKIYDAREDDWEIDDDNYQSIIPEECRWRNWAADDKSGKAMTGDTLLNFVNNTLFPTLKNLNVTPDTPLKKSIVKTTFEDANNYMKDGVLLRQVINVIDELDLSDYEESHAFGEIYESILRELQSAGSAGEFYTPRAVTDFMAKMIKPKIGEKMADFACGTGGFITSWLKELAPQVKTTADQAEYANSIYGIEKKQFPYMLCITNMLLHGLDVPNIYHDNALLRDVLDYTEDDQFDVILMNPPYGGSEKADVKNHFPADLASSETADLFMSVIMYRLKKNGRAAVILPDGFLFGTDNAKVAIKKKLLSEFNLHTIIRLPSSVFSPYTSITTNILFFDRTGSTTETWYYRLDMPEGYKHFSKTKPMKLEHFDPVIEWWNNRQEINIDGFDKAKKYTVKQLTDDFGYNLDLCGYPHEEEEILDPMDLIQRYEEKRASLNAEIDRVLAEITALLGGAKE from the coding sequence GGTGATGCACAACGGATAGAACAGCTTGCATGGATGCTGTTTTTAAAGATATATGATGCCAGAGAAGATGACTGGGAAATAGATGATGATAATTATCAGTCCATCATTCCGGAAGAGTGCCGTTGGAGAAATTGGGCTGCGGATGATAAAAGCGGCAAAGCTATGACCGGCGATACTCTGCTGAACTTTGTCAACAATACCCTGTTTCCCACATTGAAGAATCTTAATGTTACACCAGATACTCCTCTTAAGAAATCTATTGTTAAAACTACTTTTGAGGACGCCAACAACTATATGAAGGATGGTGTATTGCTTCGTCAGGTCATCAATGTTATCGATGAACTCGACTTAAGCGATTATGAGGAAAGCCACGCTTTTGGCGAAATCTATGAATCAATCCTTCGCGAACTTCAGAGTGCAGGCTCTGCCGGTGAATTTTATACACCTCGTGCAGTAACCGATTTTATGGCAAAAATGATAAAGCCAAAGATTGGTGAGAAGATGGCGGACTTTGCCTGCGGTACCGGCGGCTTTATCACAAGCTGGCTAAAGGAATTGGCTCCGCAGGTTAAAACCACGGCAGATCAAGCCGAATATGCTAATTCTATCTATGGCATTGAGAAAAAGCAGTTTCCGTATATGCTGTGCATAACGAATATGTTGCTTCATGGGTTGGATGTGCCAAATATATATCATGATAATGCCTTGTTAAGGGATGTATTAGATTATACCGAGGATGATCAGTTTGATGTTATTTTAATGAATCCTCCTTATGGTGGTAGCGAAAAAGCGGATGTTAAGAATCATTTTCCTGCTGACCTTGCAAGTAGCGAAACAGCAGATCTCTTTATGTCTGTTATCATGTATCGACTTAAGAAAAACGGTCGTGCAGCCGTTATTCTCCCGGACGGATTTCTGTTCGGCACTGACAATGCCAAGGTTGCCATCAAAAAGAAACTGCTATCGGAATTTAATCTGCATACTATAATCCGTTTGCCGAGCAGCGTGTTTTCTCCCTACACATCAATAACTACAAACATTTTATTCTTTGACCGTACAGGGTCTACCACAGAAACATGGTACTACCGTCTGGATATGCCGGAGGGTTACAAGCATTTCTCCAAGACAAAGCCAATGAAGTTAGAGCATTTTGACCCCGTTATTGAATGGTGGAATAACAGACAGGAAATCAATATAGACGGCTTCGACAAGGCGAAGAAATACACAGTAAAACAGCTTACAGATGATTTTGGTTATAACCTCGACCTGTGCGGCTATCCCCATGAGGAGGAAGAGATTCTTGACCCGATGGATCTGATTCAGCGATATGAGGAGAAACGGGCATCTTTGAATGCGGAGATTGACCGTGTACTTGCCGAAATCACGGCACTTTTGGGAGGTGCCAAAGAATGA